aagcagcaaaaatgtctacttcctgtttattttagggTTTGGAttcttgacacttttttttgtgcatctaatTATAAAAATCATACCTTGCAAACACAAATCTTTTTGTAAGCTAATTTGCTAGTAAACTGTTATATGAAGCTAGCAAGCAAAAGTTGCCATAAAAATAGCCACTTAGCATAGCCACTtagcagcaaaatggccgccgtcccTGTACATTTGCCCGCATGGGTTTCTGAGACTTTATTTGTGCGTCTCAATGTGATAGACGCGCGTTTCCAATTTCTGTTTTGATTGCTAATACCATTTTTGTTAGCTAACTGAACTCTCTAGAaaaacaaatgtccaaaaattaagcagcaaaaatgtccacttcctgtttgttttaggGCCTGGGGGTCGTGACACTTTTTTCTGTGTCTAGTTATAAAAATCATAGCTTgcgaatacattttatttttatttttggtaagcTAATTCTCATGAAAGTCCGACACCGATATGCTAGCTGTCGAAAAACTGACCTTGACTCTGCCTTCTCTCTCTCAGTGAGCCTCCCCTCTCCGTGACGTgtggcgacggcggcggcggcgtccccTCGCTCGGCCGGGGCGAGCCGGGGTCCTTGTCGCTGGCGGAGTCGGGCAGCGGGTCCCTGTCGGTGATGCAGCGTGTGACGCTGCGCTGCCTCTGCAGGCTGGCGGGTGACATGACATCCTGGAAACCCAAGCAGGATCGTCACGGTTAGTAAAAGGGTGCAACGTGGAAAAAACAgaaccaaaccaaacaaaaaaaccactcACCTCTCTCACTTTCCTGATCAGCTTCAGCCACAGACTGCGAAAGGGAAAAGTGATTCTATTTGAATAACGTCTACGTTTGGATGCATTCCTGTGTAGATGGCgctgtttttcatttgttatttattcGCGGAGTGGGTGTGGCTAACTTATGTTGTTTTGTTAAGTTTCGTTTTGCCAATCATGACGGTGCTCGGGGAAGTCTGCCTCGCAACGCGTTGTGAGTTTCTGAGTAAGCAAACGGGCGAAAGGATGTGGCGGCCGGCGAGACCCACGCGCAGTCGTCCGGGTTGTCGGCGAGCATCAGCAGGAATTTGCTCTGCTGCAGGATGAGGGCGAAGCAGCAGTCCCGGCGGCCCCCCGCCGGCAGCCGGGGCAGGTCCAGGATCTCGCGGCCTTCCACGATCATCTCGCAGTGGCTCTGCAGCTCCACCACCTGGTCGGGCGGCGACTCGCCGTCCCGGCACACCAGCAGGCTGCCCTCCACGCTGAGAACAACGTACTTGTCCTTCCACTGCTTGAACATGAAGCCGCCTGCCGGAGGAGGAGCGACAACGGGGACTGTGAGTGccttcgttttcgtcttttCACAACAGAAATGTCAGCAGTTTGTGTTTTTAAGAAGAGAAAATGATCTTCATGACAACTCAACAATATTACCATAAGTACTCCTGActtcctatcaaaaaaaaaagaagactattTCCAATGGCAAAAAAGTCATGTAAACCAGAATGGCAAATGACAGCCCATGCCCACCTGGGTCCCGCTACACCAGTTTGACCACCGTCCTTTGCCGTATTGTCTAAATGTCTCCATTCCTTAACGAATAATCTCTCATGCCAAACACAACGCTGTCCATTTCCAGGACAGGGCAGCAACACGTGACAGCGTTCCAGACAGCCCTTCATCCTGTAATAGCCATGATGATGAAGATCTGCTCTACTTCTCCACATGGAGGATTAAACGTGAACGGgatttggcaaaaaaaacaaaagcgagAGAGACAGAAAGGTTTGACTTAAAAGCATGTTGACAAAAAAGTATTAGGATTCACTTCGTTCAGTGCTTGCAATTTGATCAACTATGTAACACTTTTGGCCATATAGTGTTGTGGTGTCCTTATATGGGGTGTCCAAAAAGTCAGTTTCAAATTTCAAGAAATGTTTTACGAAAGCATGTAATGAGTGACACTCATGTCTCGGATAGACGTCTTTATTTTCCAGATAAAACACGTGTTTTTGGTCTTTTGGAGGAGTTGTTGGGGGCGATTGGCCCAGGGCATAAACGCCATCATATAGCGACTAGAAAAAtcttccttttttaaaaaatatttgtaaaacttctgttaaaaaataatataataataataattaataataataatttgtacagacatgtttattctttttttctgaataaatgtaaaaaaaattaaaaacataaataaaaaaacactctaGATACCCTGTATGGCTTTTCAAAATGGAGTTAGAGTGTTGCAATGTTCTCATCCTGACAGAATGATGAGATTGTGGGCGGGACAAAAAGTGTCCCAAGTCCGAATCACGTCATCattccattaaaaacaaaaacaagggcgtGACCACACTCAGATATATATTGTCCCTCCGTTTATTGCCACTCCAAGTTTTCTGTCAAACTAAAAGATAGAACAAAGAGAAACAGACTTTGTGTATCTAAAAGTAAAACCACAAAGCTTAACCTTTCAGTCCGCGAGCTAATGCTAATGATTAATTTACCTGTTCACTAGCAGACTGAACCCAAATAATACATGACACATGTAACAGTagccagtcatatattctttatcctctgcaaagaatgacTTATATGAGAAGAGTTGAGATGTCAGAATGGACAGTTAAAtcgctgtctgtctgtctgtctttcttGTACTGCCTCCAGGTGGCCAGAAAGAGCAACACAGTGACCTTTCAGTTGTGTATAATATTATGGagtattacaatatttttttttttttttttttttctgagggtGGCTCGAACagatgaatgtcatttgcattcatttcattGTAAAAAGATATGAGATATATTTTGTAAGTGATGCGCATATTCACAACTGTAAGTAAAACATCTTATATATTTACAATCAATGTGTGAGATGCCAAAAatccaacaaagaaaaaaaaatagttgaaacTAAACAGGAATGAATTTCAAGACTTCTCGTTTTGTTGTGTTATGTATGTAAATGTTTGACCATAATAAGACACTGAGCTGCTTCATTTTTCTGATTATGAGTGATTCTATCGCCAAAACTCACATGATCACAATATTGACCTTTAGCTATTTCAAATGTCAGCCAAGAATTCTTACATTCGCACGGCGCAACCTtgcacaacacttttttttttttttggacagaaaCAAACGAAAATACAGTTTGTATGCAATCGGATGCAGAAATGAACGTACTCGTTTATGACTTTACGATATTGAATTATGGCCTCCGAGAGACTCGGCAGGATTGTGGGGT
This genomic stretch from Festucalex cinctus isolate MCC-2025b chromosome 13, RoL_Fcin_1.0, whole genome shotgun sequence harbors:
- the LOC144032800 gene encoding uncharacterized protein LOC144032800, giving the protein MNTAGGVHRGYLRKYGGFMFKQWKDKYVVLSVEGSLLVCRDGESPPDQVVELQSHCEMIVEGREILDLPRLPAGGRRDCCFALILQQSKFLLMLADNPDDCALWLKLIRKVREDVMSPASLQRQRSVTRCITDRDPLPDSASDKDPGSPRPSEGTPPPPSPHVTERGGSLRERRQSQVGGPRRPRRSVSVAPPHRVSDCLRHGNSSDARAVRAVCLLMGGAAASSALGYLNSCSPSSPLLAGRAAEMVHAGSGGFSELPAGGSFHACGQDADSDAHFNSFDFEGDSDFDAFDCGGFAF